A stretch of the Filimonas lacunae genome encodes the following:
- a CDS encoding polysaccharide deacetylase family protein yields MNQPQPSAQIFQTKGPGRWQRFKWGGRIVLFLVILAGVVLYLSLHNAYMPSLPQLKDRNELLKSALQDKPIFYKESRLGKQYRGFRSFITKQWNRGNGVGQRNERLDLSNSPLFSDSLGVRAAFYVAWDAQSYFSLKRNISHVNLVIPEWFFLDANTDTLTVNIDVRAFSLIKKSGVKVMPMLTNFCVDKFRGDVIHRILHDPAKKARLINDISRFLLANHFQGINIDFEELQEETNEPLALFQQELYESLHSKGLMVTQDVAVFNEDYDYPTLAKYNDYLFLMAYDEFSTNTQPGPVSSQKWIEAAVDHIAKQVPSDKIVLCIAGYGYDWPQGKEAANVTFQEAVSIARERKVETDFDNNTYNIKFSYVDDNNVPHTVFATDAATNFNTLRFATEYGLAGTALWRLGSEDSRIWDFYDKPMTKAALRKFDFSEFSRVESSDDVDYIGEGEVLDVVATPRPGHISTELDTIDMLISEEHYDSLPSMYVVQKWGKPIGKKMVLTFDDGPDPVYTKQILDTLAKYKVPAAFFLVGLEAENNIPLVKRIFKEGHEIGNHTFTHPNMARVSEQRAFLEMDATRLLLECLTGRSTILFRAPYNADSEPETIEELVPVALSRTRNYLTIGESIDPNDWEASIDPNLNADTIFNRVVRFQDRGNVILLHDAGGPREHTVEALPRIIKYFRSKGYTFTTIADLLGKNKDELMPPVPKGSGFDIIQSNFLLVQIGYYGSHVLFALFIVFLILSTIRLLVMAVLAILQKRKEQKLAALPALSTANESLPLVSIIVPAYNEEVNAVSSLQNLLLCDYPFFEILFIDDGSKDSTYEKVSQAFAGHSQIKVFTKPNGGKASALNYGINQSHADFVVCIDADTQLRPDAVGLLMQHFLRPLQPGQPQMGAVSGTVKVGNTVNILTKWQSIEYITSQNFDRKAFAYINAITVVPGAIGAFRKDALIMAGGFTTDTLAEDCDITIRILKAGFVVANESKAYAYTEAPETLKQFMKQRFRWSFGVMQTVWKNKDVTFNFRYKSLGWLAFPDILLFKYVIPFFTPLADLLMIIGLFTENATRIGKYYLLFTVVDAAIALFAFSLESEKPGKLVWMLPQRLVYRWLLMVVLIRSLLRAVKGELQHWGVLKRTGNVKQMR; encoded by the coding sequence ATGAACCAACCACAACCTTCTGCGCAAATTTTTCAAACCAAAGGTCCCGGCCGCTGGCAACGCTTCAAATGGGGCGGTCGAATTGTTTTATTCCTGGTAATTCTTGCAGGTGTAGTGCTGTATCTCTCGCTGCATAATGCCTACATGCCCTCCCTACCTCAACTGAAAGACCGGAATGAATTACTGAAAAGCGCTTTACAGGATAAACCCATCTTTTATAAAGAGTCCAGGCTGGGCAAGCAATACCGGGGTTTCCGTAGTTTTATCACTAAACAATGGAACAGGGGAAACGGTGTAGGACAACGCAATGAACGTTTAGATTTGTCAAACTCCCCTTTATTCAGCGATAGCCTGGGGGTGCGGGCTGCCTTCTATGTTGCCTGGGATGCGCAATCGTATTTTTCTTTAAAGCGCAATATCTCTCATGTAAACCTGGTGATACCGGAATGGTTTTTCCTGGATGCCAATACCGATACACTTACTGTAAACATTGATGTAAGGGCATTTAGCCTGATTAAAAAGTCGGGCGTTAAAGTAATGCCCATGCTCACCAACTTTTGTGTAGATAAATTCAGGGGGGATGTTATACACCGTATACTGCACGATCCGGCCAAGAAGGCACGTTTAATTAATGATATTTCCCGGTTTTTACTAGCCAATCATTTTCAAGGTATCAACATTGACTTTGAAGAGTTGCAGGAAGAAACAAACGAACCATTAGCATTGTTTCAGCAGGAATTATACGAAAGTCTGCACAGCAAAGGCTTAATGGTAACACAGGATGTGGCGGTGTTTAATGAAGATTATGATTATCCCACACTGGCAAAATATAACGATTATCTCTTTTTAATGGCTTATGACGAGTTTTCTACCAACACTCAGCCAGGGCCTGTAAGCAGTCAGAAGTGGATTGAAGCTGCGGTGGATCATATCGCTAAACAAGTGCCTTCCGATAAAATTGTATTGTGTATTGCGGGTTATGGGTACGACTGGCCGCAGGGTAAAGAAGCTGCTAACGTAACATTCCAGGAAGCAGTGAGTATTGCACGTGAGCGAAAAGTGGAAACTGATTTTGATAACAATACTTATAATATCAAGTTTTCTTATGTAGATGACAACAATGTTCCACACACGGTATTTGCTACCGATGCCGCTACTAATTTTAATACACTACGCTTTGCTACTGAGTATGGGTTAGCCGGAACAGCTTTATGGCGTTTAGGAAGTGAGGATAGCCGTATCTGGGATTTTTATGATAAGCCCATGACCAAAGCAGCCTTACGAAAGTTTGATTTTAGTGAGTTTAGCCGTGTAGAAAGCTCTGACGACGTAGATTATATAGGAGAAGGTGAAGTGCTGGATGTAGTAGCTACACCGCGGCCCGGCCATATTTCTACGGAACTGGATACTATTGATATGCTGATTAGTGAAGAACATTATGATTCTTTACCTTCTATGTATGTAGTTCAGAAATGGGGTAAACCCATTGGTAAAAAAATGGTGTTGACTTTTGATGATGGTCCTGATCCTGTTTATACAAAGCAAATACTGGATACACTGGCTAAGTATAAAGTGCCGGCGGCTTTCTTCCTGGTGGGCCTGGAAGCGGAGAATAATATTCCTTTAGTAAAAAGAATATTTAAAGAAGGGCATGAAATAGGTAACCACACTTTTACGCATCCTAACATGGCGCGTGTAAGTGAACAACGTGCCTTTCTGGAAATGGATGCAACACGGCTGTTACTAGAGTGTTTAACGGGGCGCAGCACTATTCTTTTCCGTGCGCCTTACAATGCTGATAGTGAACCTGAAACCATAGAAGAGCTGGTGCCTGTAGCATTAAGTCGTACACGTAATTATTTAACTATTGGTGAAAGTATTGACCCTAACGATTGGGAAGCAAGCATTGATCCTAATCTGAATGCAGATACTATTTTCAATCGTGTGGTCCGTTTCCAGGACAGAGGTAATGTAATTCTGTTGCATGATGCCGGCGGCCCCCGTGAGCATACGGTAGAAGCGCTGCCCCGTATTATCAAGTATTTCCGTAGCAAGGGATATACATTTACCACTATTGCCGATTTGTTAGGCAAAAACAAAGACGAGTTAATGCCGCCTGTGCCTAAAGGCAGTGGTTTTGATATTATACAATCTAATTTTTTACTGGTACAAATCGGCTATTATGGTAGCCATGTTCTGTTCGCGCTTTTTATTGTATTCCTGATACTAAGCACTATCCGGCTGCTGGTAATGGCAGTACTGGCCATTTTGCAAAAGCGAAAAGAGCAGAAGCTGGCCGCATTGCCGGCGCTTTCTACAGCTAATGAAAGCCTGCCGCTTGTTTCTATCATTGTACCTGCTTATAACGAAGAAGTAAACGCAGTAAGCTCTTTGCAAAACCTGTTGCTGTGCGATTATCCTTTTTTCGAAATACTGTTTATTGATGATGGTAGTAAAGACAGTACATATGAAAAAGTTTCACAGGCATTTGCCGGGCACAGCCAGATAAAAGTATTTACCAAACCTAATGGAGGTAAAGCCTCTGCATTGAACTATGGTATCAATCAATCTCATGCCGATTTTGTAGTATGTATTGATGCAGATACCCAGCTACGCCCGGATGCGGTAGGGTTGCTGATGCAACATTTCCTGCGTCCTCTACAACCAGGGCAGCCGCAAATGGGCGCTGTGTCCGGAACAGTTAAGGTGGGTAACACAGTAAATATTCTTACCAAATGGCAAAGCATTGAATACATTACCAGTCAGAATTTTGATCGCAAAGCGTTTGCCTATATCAATGCCATTACTGTGGTGCCTGGTGCCATTGGGGCATTTAGAAAAGATGCGCTGATTATGGCAGGTGGGTTTACTACCGATACACTTGCCGAAGATTGCGACATCACTATCCGTATACTAAAAGCGGGTTTTGTAGTGGCCAATGAGTCTAAGGCTTATGCGTATACAGAAGCGCCGGAAACGTTAAAGCAATTTATGAAACAGCGTTTCCGCTGGAGCTTTGGAGTTATGCAAACGGTATGGAAAAACAAGGATGTTACCTTTAACTTCCGGTATAAATCCCTCGGATGGCTTGCTTTTCCCGATATATTATTATTTAAGTATGTAATTCCCTTTTTCACACCATTGGCCGATTTGCTAATGATTATTGGGTTATTTACCGAAAACGCTACCCGTATTGGTAAGTATTACCTGCTATTTACAGTGGTAGATGCGGCTATTGCGCTATTCGCATTTTCGCTGGAAAGCGAAAAACCCGGGAAATTAGTATGGATGTTACCTCAAAGATTGGTGTATCGCTGGCTTTTGATGGTAGTATTAATACGTTCACTGTTAAGGGCTGTTAAGGGAGAATTGCAGCATTGGGGCGTATTAAAGCGCACGGGTAATGTGAAACAGATGAGGTAA
- a CDS encoding DUF1028 domain-containing protein: MLRVFLLIFFGTWFLFAQSQNLPSLLTEKNINATFAIAAYDAEAKEWGIAVATNNLYVGNSTIYIQPGVGAIAVIAETEPAYGIKGLQQLQKGKTPQQVIQEQLIKDEDATYRQVCVIDSIGNSFAYTGNTLTYWKGVSSHKTGKGYAVMGNQLAPHVLDSLAIVFEQTKGTLAQRLTAALVAGQHAGGQINGKQSCAVMVKGSNNEWFNQIDFRVDNSHTPFEDLQKLLNYHYGRIRLNQAIYQVREGRMDRGVQLLQEGEKLVSGWTGIYGKIVTAYLLLHQDSTAVQWIQRALREVPEWRENLPAFYCLKDAPGMQGLIQSSFFTAKDWMAAIQQYQNLGLHTEAINLAKQTLQQYPLHSYIWYLLGKSYKVIGYPKDAASAFARSLQLDPANLEARL; the protein is encoded by the coding sequence ATGCTAAGAGTTTTTCTCCTGATATTCTTTGGTACCTGGTTCCTGTTTGCCCAAAGCCAAAATCTTCCCAGCTTACTTACTGAAAAAAATATCAATGCCACTTTTGCTATTGCTGCATACGATGCCGAGGCAAAAGAATGGGGTATTGCTGTAGCTACTAATAACTTATATGTAGGAAACTCTACTATTTATATCCAGCCTGGTGTGGGGGCTATTGCGGTGATTGCCGAAACGGAACCCGCCTATGGTATTAAAGGGTTGCAACAACTACAAAAAGGCAAAACTCCTCAACAGGTTATACAAGAGCAATTAATAAAAGACGAAGATGCTACCTATCGCCAGGTTTGTGTAATCGATAGCATAGGTAATTCTTTTGCTTATACCGGCAACACGCTTACTTACTGGAAAGGGGTATCCTCCCATAAAACAGGGAAAGGATATGCGGTAATGGGCAACCAGTTAGCACCACATGTGTTAGATAGCCTGGCTATTGTTTTTGAACAAACCAAAGGAACGTTGGCACAAAGGCTTACAGCAGCCCTGGTTGCCGGACAACATGCAGGAGGACAAATAAATGGTAAGCAGTCCTGCGCGGTAATGGTAAAAGGCAGTAATAATGAATGGTTTAACCAGATAGATTTTCGTGTAGATAACTCCCACACTCCTTTTGAAGACTTACAAAAATTACTCAACTATCATTATGGGCGCATCCGGCTAAACCAGGCTATTTACCAGGTAAGGGAAGGGCGTATGGATAGAGGTGTACAACTGTTGCAGGAAGGTGAAAAACTGGTAAGTGGGTGGACGGGCATTTATGGAAAAATTGTGACTGCTTATCTGTTGCTTCATCAGGATAGCACTGCTGTGCAATGGATACAGCGCGCTTTACGGGAAGTGCCGGAATGGCGGGAAAATCTCCCGGCGTTTTATTGTTTGAAAGATGCACCTGGTATGCAAGGCCTGATACAATCCTCTTTTTTTACTGCAAAAGACTGGATGGCTGCCATTCAGCAGTACCAGAACCTGGGTTTACATACAGAAGCAATTAATCTGGCTAAACAAACCCTGCAACAATATCCTTTGCATTCTTATATCTGGTATTTATTGGGAAAAAGCTACAAAGTAATTGGCTATCCTAAAGATGCAGCCAGTGCTTTCGCCCGTTCTTTACAGCTGGATCCTGCGAATCTGGAAGCCAGGCTGTAG
- a CDS encoding SDR family NAD(P)-dependent oxidoreductase codes for MNTKKTWFISGANNELGISLVKQLLQLGHNVAATSPNIYDLIQTIGDDHPAFLPLQLDTASDSAVAQVLKSVNEVFGRIDVVVNNGSYSTNRSVSLQLRKETNRHFEKNVFGTLHVIRRAMPYLQAQQSGHIINIVSDEGVNAAIGWAPDAAAKHAVMGFSEVLYKDAGAFGAHVTVVTPGSFCHASVPESLIISKRPLEAYDAVKSSHVKYLQASALQATSTCRVAMGIIDVAEEDNPPLYLVVGNSSGKEVKAVKWQSEAAYAAKFFYTPADYGALIGSN; via the coding sequence ATGAATACTAAAAAAACATGGTTTATATCCGGCGCAAACAACGAACTAGGCATTAGCCTTGTAAAACAACTATTGCAGCTGGGACACAATGTGGCGGCAACTTCTCCCAACATCTACGACCTGATACAGACTATAGGTGACGACCATCCTGCTTTTCTTCCACTACAGCTGGATACTGCATCTGATAGTGCTGTGGCACAGGTGTTGAAAAGCGTGAACGAAGTTTTTGGGCGCATTGATGTAGTGGTGAATAATGGAAGCTATAGCACTAACCGGAGTGTCTCATTACAACTGCGTAAAGAAACCAATCGGCACTTTGAAAAGAATGTATTTGGCACCTTACATGTTATCAGAAGAGCCATGCCTTATTTGCAGGCACAGCAATCGGGGCATATCATCAATATCGTTTCAGATGAAGGCGTAAATGCTGCTATAGGTTGGGCACCTGATGCTGCCGCTAAGCATGCGGTAATGGGCTTTTCAGAGGTGTTGTATAAAGATGCAGGAGCATTTGGCGCGCACGTAACGGTGGTAACGCCTGGCAGTTTTTGCCATGCTTCTGTGCCGGAGTCACTAATTATCAGCAAGCGTCCTTTAGAAGCTTATGACGCTGTAAAAAGTTCACATGTAAAATACCTACAGGCTAGCGCGTTGCAGGCCACCAGTACCTGCCGGGTTGCTATGGGCATTATTGATGTGGCCGAAGAGGATAATCCACCTTTATACTTAGTTGTAGGTAACAGTTCTGGCAAAGAAGTAAAAGCAGTAAAATGGCAATCAGAAGCTGCTTATGCTGCAAAATTCTTTTATACACCAGCGGATTATGGAGCCTTGATCGGTAGCAATTAG
- a CDS encoding c-type cytochrome: MKPAQSFYSLLAVLCIVFASCNNSTKPPASQVITPANLTEQYFAISTDVDTTLTTKEGIRVHIPGGSIQADGKRVTVVIKEALSLYDMLNGGLTTMSGKELLRSNGMFYISTKEASKIVKPLQVEVPAVYADTSMKLYSGVEKEGRIDWEEPKSLQSSDTANCDARLLFNNNCASCHAIAKKLTGPALANVENRWPNKRHLIEFIRNNQAVIHSGKCAYAVCLYDEYNKTPMNTFPSLSDDDIECLLKYFRRETERLGVTEFPKKTSAAEDSTNLAYLEKLWAKREAYMEENGAKVEYNRNYDTAFTVSVDSLLVQPVIIDTKKVVPPYENAEYYKITINTYGWHNIDCILDMPDVANSKLVVKKKGVYSDVINMYLVIPSYKVFVEGGLLENKVDYGFYAVDGNISLPMNKDAFIIAIGEKGGRIFYGQRYFRTSPTQTIEMSIEEVSKRELEKNLENLKMEDATFEVKKTKHFKDMKALDKEIERMKEKVKGVICNCQHPIGGA, from the coding sequence ATGAAACCTGCCCAAAGTTTCTACAGCTTGCTTGCTGTACTATGTATAGTTTTTGCATCCTGCAACAATAGCACTAAGCCGCCGGCGTCTCAAGTGATTACCCCTGCTAACCTGACCGAACAATATTTTGCTATCAGTACAGATGTGGATACTACACTTACCACAAAAGAGGGCATTAGAGTGCATATCCCGGGAGGAAGTATACAAGCTGATGGAAAGCGGGTAACAGTGGTTATTAAAGAAGCATTGTCGTTATATGATATGCTTAACGGTGGCCTTACTACCATGTCTGGTAAGGAGTTATTGCGCAGCAATGGTATGTTTTACATTTCTACTAAAGAAGCTTCTAAAATTGTAAAGCCGTTACAGGTAGAGGTGCCTGCTGTGTATGCTGATACCAGTATGAAGTTGTATAGTGGGGTGGAAAAAGAAGGAAGAATTGATTGGGAAGAACCTAAATCGCTTCAAAGCAGTGATACTGCCAATTGTGACGCACGGCTTTTATTTAATAATAACTGTGCTTCCTGTCATGCAATAGCTAAAAAACTTACTGGGCCTGCTTTGGCTAATGTGGAAAACAGATGGCCCAACAAGCGACATTTAATTGAGTTTATAAGAAACAACCAGGCTGTGATTCATAGCGGAAAATGTGCCTATGCTGTTTGTCTTTATGATGAATATAACAAAACGCCTATGAATACATTCCCTTCACTTTCTGATGATGACATTGAATGTCTTTTGAAATATTTTAGGCGAGAAACAGAAAGGCTGGGGGTGACGGAGTTTCCAAAGAAAACTTCAGCGGCTGAAGATTCTACTAATCTGGCATACCTAGAGAAGTTATGGGCTAAAAGGGAAGCATACATGGAGGAAAATGGGGCTAAAGTTGAGTACAATAGAAATTACGATACCGCTTTTACTGTAAGCGTCGATTCTTTGTTAGTGCAGCCTGTTATTATCGATACAAAAAAAGTCGTGCCACCTTATGAAAATGCTGAGTATTATAAGATTACTATTAATACGTATGGCTGGCATAACATTGATTGTATACTGGATATGCCTGATGTTGCCAATAGTAAGTTGGTAGTTAAAAAGAAAGGAGTTTATAGTGATGTGATTAATATGTATCTGGTCATCCCTTCCTATAAAGTATTTGTAGAAGGTGGACTTCTTGAAAACAAAGTAGATTATGGTTTTTATGCAGTCGATGGAAACATTTCATTGCCTATGAATAAAGATGCTTTTATTATTGCAATAGGAGAAAAAGGGGGTAGGATCTTTTATGGGCAGCGATATTTTAGAACATCGCCCACACAAACGATTGAAATGTCTATTGAAGAGGTTAGTAAAAGGGAATTAGAAAAGAACTTGGAAAACTTAAAAATGGAAGATGCCACTTTCGAAGTAAAAAAGACAAAGCACTTTAAAGACATGAAAGCGCTGGACAAGGAAATAGAGCGAATGAAAGAAAAAGTGAAAGGGGTGATTTGTAATTGTCAACATCCTATAGGTGGGGCTTAG
- a CDS encoding RNA ligase family protein, producing MAISRKYGRTYHYPFSPGTTSDDRIIVDYWKYVSAMKELVHTEKLDGENNCLSRLGVFARSHAAPTTSPWTEDLRRYWQLIKNDLGVLEVFVENLYAVHSIEYKNLDHHYYVFAVREGEHWLGWEETKFYAAMLDLPVVPEIKRMTPPHQQAVFESEVKQIVQGSGMLMPFDAASGVPVTMEGIVTRNAEGYAMEDFACNVFKYVRKGHVKTDVHWTRNWKRASLKNEGGKYVDNR from the coding sequence ATGGCCATTTCAAGAAAATATGGCCGTACATATCATTATCCATTTTCGCCGGGTACTACCAGTGACGACAGAATTATTGTTGATTACTGGAAGTATGTAAGTGCGATGAAGGAGTTGGTACATACGGAAAAGCTGGATGGAGAAAATAATTGCTTATCCAGGCTGGGTGTTTTTGCCCGTTCTCATGCGGCACCTACCACTTCGCCGTGGACCGAAGATTTACGGCGATACTGGCAACTGATTAAAAATGATTTGGGTGTGCTGGAAGTATTTGTGGAAAACCTATATGCAGTGCATTCTATTGAATATAAAAACCTTGATCATCACTATTATGTGTTTGCAGTGAGAGAGGGGGAACATTGGTTGGGTTGGGAAGAAACAAAGTTTTACGCTGCTATGCTTGATTTGCCGGTAGTGCCGGAAATAAAAAGGATGACACCTCCGCATCAACAGGCAGTGTTTGAAAGTGAAGTGAAGCAAATAGTACAGGGAAGTGGCATGTTGATGCCTTTTGATGCAGCAAGTGGAGTGCCTGTGACAATGGAAGGCATTGTCACAAGAAATGCCGAAGGCTATGCAATGGAGGATTTTGCGTGTAATGTGTTTAAATATGTTCGCAAAGGGCATGTAAAAACAGATGTGCATTGGACGCGCAACTGGAAAAGGGCTTCCTTAAAAAATGAAGGAGGAAAGTATGTGGACAATCGGTAA
- a CDS encoding AAA family ATPase, with amino-acid sequence MKEESMWTIGKEKSWEYLERTFEWVAIMKEVPQDARHHAEGNVAIHTRMVLDALIKEPTYAQLLPQQQEILWAAALLHDVEKATTTITVPDGSITSHGHARKGAMKARQLLYKEIDTPFSIRESVVSLVRYHGLPLWLFEKPDPVKAVVMASLEINMQWLALLARADVLGRVCADQAELLYRIDCFEEFCKEHHCWGVPFHFPSPAARMYYFSQQEGYTGYEPFKTAVAEVIMMSGLPGSGKDSYVRRHYKDKPVVSLDQLRTEMGIAATDKNGNGKVIQAAKEQAREMLRKQTGFVWNATNITRQMRMQLIELFMAYDASVKIIYIEVPYNKLHGQNKSRNEVVPAAVIDKLAGKLEVPALWEAHEVEYYA; translated from the coding sequence ATGAAGGAGGAAAGTATGTGGACAATCGGTAAAGAGAAAAGCTGGGAATACCTGGAGCGTACATTTGAATGGGTGGCTATTATGAAAGAGGTACCACAGGATGCACGTCATCATGCCGAGGGTAATGTGGCCATTCACACCCGTATGGTGCTGGATGCGTTGATAAAGGAACCAACGTATGCACAATTGTTGCCACAGCAACAGGAAATTTTATGGGCAGCGGCATTGTTGCACGATGTAGAAAAGGCTACTACCACGATAACAGTGCCTGATGGTAGTATTACGTCACATGGGCATGCCAGAAAAGGAGCTATGAAAGCCAGGCAGCTATTATACAAAGAGATAGATACCCCTTTTTCTATAAGGGAAAGTGTGGTGAGCCTGGTGCGGTATCATGGTTTGCCTTTGTGGTTGTTTGAAAAGCCCGATCCGGTAAAGGCGGTTGTGATGGCCAGCCTGGAAATAAATATGCAATGGCTGGCTTTGCTGGCAAGGGCGGATGTGTTGGGCAGGGTTTGTGCCGATCAGGCGGAATTGCTGTATCGTATTGACTGCTTTGAAGAGTTCTGTAAAGAGCATCATTGCTGGGGTGTTCCTTTTCATTTTCCTTCGCCTGCTGCCAGGATGTATTATTTTTCGCAGCAAGAAGGCTACACCGGATATGAGCCTTTTAAAACAGCTGTCGCAGAAGTGATTATGATGAGCGGCTTGCCGGGTTCGGGAAAAGACAGTTACGTTAGAAGGCACTATAAGGACAAACCTGTTGTTTCGCTTGACCAGTTACGTACAGAAATGGGTATCGCTGCTACCGATAAAAACGGAAACGGAAAGGTGATTCAGGCAGCTAAAGAGCAGGCCCGGGAAATGTTAAGAAAACAAACCGGTTTTGTGTGGAATGCTACCAACATTACCCGGCAAATGCGTATGCAGTTAATAGAGCTGTTTATGGCCTATGATGCCAGCGTAAAAATTATTTATATAGAAGTTCCTTATAATAAATTACATGGGCAAAATAAAAGCAGGAACGAAGTGGTACCTGCTGCTGTAATAGATAAACTGGCTGGCAAACTGGAGGTGCCAGCCTTGTGGGAGGCGCACGAAGTAGAATATTATGCTTAA
- a CDS encoding HD domain-containing protein, which translates to MLRQIFTPLALQYAKDDDTVTGLWIEIEQQHSQKGRYYHTLAHLENICRDLQQFQHAITNPDAVFFALFYHDIVYKVLNKDNEEKSALLAVKRLTNINVPASTIEACRKHILATKAHTAADSNDTNMFTDADLAILGYDKPAYETYMQQVRKEYKIYPDIVYIPGRKKVLKHFLQMERIFKTELFFQQYEQQARSNMEYELSIL; encoded by the coding sequence ATGCTCAGGCAAATTTTCACGCCGCTTGCCCTCCAATATGCCAAAGACGATGATACGGTAACCGGGCTTTGGATAGAAATTGAACAGCAGCATTCTCAAAAGGGGCGTTATTATCATACACTGGCACACCTCGAAAATATCTGTCGCGATCTGCAGCAGTTTCAACATGCTATCACTAATCCCGACGCTGTATTTTTCGCGCTGTTTTACCACGATATTGTGTACAAGGTGCTGAATAAAGACAATGAAGAAAAAAGTGCCTTGCTGGCGGTAAAACGGCTTACTAACATCAATGTTCCTGCTAGTACTATAGAAGCATGCCGTAAGCATATTCTGGCAACCAAGGCGCATACGGCAGCTGATAGCAACGATACCAATATGTTTACTGATGCCGATCTGGCTATTTTAGGATATGATAAGCCGGCATACGAAACCTATATGCAGCAAGTGCGTAAGGAATATAAGATCTACCCTGATATTGTATACATACCCGGTCGTAAAAAAGTTTTAAAACATTTTCTGCAGATGGAGCGTATATTTAAGACAGAGCTGTTTTTTCAGCAATATGAGCAGCAGGCCCGTAGTAACATGGAATACGAGCTATCTATTTTATAA
- a CDS encoding NUDIX domain-containing protein — protein MNNRVKELSTEILSDNWSILKKAIYQYQQNDGRWQTHVREAYDRGNGVAMLLYNKEQGTVILTRQFRLPTYVNGNEDGMLIEVCAGKLDSNNPEECAKREVEEETGFKITHIQKVMEAYTSPGSVTEMLYLFVAEYNAGMKVHAGGGVAHEQEEIEVLEVTLEQAMEMIVTGEIKDAKTIMLLQYAKLNQLMG, from the coding sequence ATGAATAACAGGGTAAAAGAGCTATCTACTGAAATACTTTCGGATAACTGGTCCATTTTAAAAAAGGCAATCTATCAATATCAGCAAAATGACGGCCGCTGGCAAACGCATGTGCGCGAAGCATATGACAGAGGCAATGGAGTGGCTATGTTGCTATATAACAAAGAACAGGGAACGGTGATACTTACGCGCCAGTTCAGACTACCTACTTATGTGAATGGCAATGAAGATGGCATGTTGATAGAAGTATGCGCAGGAAAATTAGATTCCAACAACCCTGAAGAATGCGCTAAACGGGAGGTGGAAGAAGAAACTGGCTTTAAAATAACACATATACAAAAGGTAATGGAAGCCTATACTTCACCTGGTTCTGTTACCGAAATGCTATACCTTTTTGTTGCCGAATACAATGCAGGAATGAAAGTACACGCAGGTGGAGGTGTAGCGCATGAACAGGAGGAAATTGAAGTGCTGGAAGTAACATTAGAGCAAGCTATGGAAATGATAGTTACCGGTGAGATAAAAGATGCCAAAACCATTATGCTATTACAATATGCTAAACTAAATCAGTTGATGGGATAA
- a CDS encoding DinB family protein: protein MTIIQFMQEQLAHEGTTTRRMLSRIPNDKYDWQPHEKSMTIQRLAVHIAELPSWIGMVLHTSELDFATNAYQPETISNTPALLEYFERMLMEAKEQLAKASDEVLSDIWTLRNGKDIYSAEPKVAVLRMVLSQIIHHRAQLGVYLRLLNVPIPGSYGPSADEPKF from the coding sequence ATGACTATCATTCAATTTATGCAGGAGCAGCTGGCACATGAAGGCACCACCACCCGTAGAATGTTATCACGCATTCCTAACGACAAATACGACTGGCAGCCACATGAAAAAAGCATGACTATTCAGCGGCTGGCTGTGCATATTGCCGAATTGCCATCATGGATAGGTATGGTGTTGCATACAAGCGAGTTGGATTTTGCTACCAATGCTTACCAGCCAGAAACGATCAGCAATACGCCGGCATTACTGGAATATTTTGAACGGATGTTGATGGAAGCAAAAGAACAGCTGGCAAAAGCTTCTGATGAGGTGCTATCTGATATATGGACGCTTCGTAACGGTAAAGATATTTACAGTGCCGAACCCAAGGTAGCCGTTTTAAGAATGGTGTTGAGCCAGATAATACATCACAGGGCGCAGTTAGGTGTTTACCTGCGCCTGTTGAATGTACCTATTCCGGGAAGTTATGGTCCTAGTGCAGATGAACCTAAATTTTAA